The Saimiri boliviensis isolate mSaiBol1 chromosome 12, mSaiBol1.pri, whole genome shotgun sequence nucleotide sequence acgtgtctgtaatcccagctactcaggaggctgaggcaggagaattgcctgaaaccaggaggcagaggttgcagtgagccgagatcgcgccattgcactccagcctgggtagcaagagcgaaactctgtctcaaaaaaaataataataaaaataaaaaataaaaaagaaataaaaaaaaaattttttttttgtagagatggggtctcactgtcatgcccaggctggccttgaattcctgggctcaagcagtccttctaccttagcctcccaaagtgctggtacttcAGGTATTAGCCAGTGCGGGTGGCCTAATAAAGTTCTTTGTATCAGTTTCCTTGATCTGGGATCCAATCCAGGGTTATAcatcatgtttaatttttttatgtctcATTAGTCTTCTTTAACCTGGAGCAGTTCCTCAGTCTTTGTTTCTTGTGACCTTGATATTTTTGAATAGTTTAAGCttattattttgtagaatctccctcatttttggattgtttgattCCTTGTGATTAGATTTAGGAGTGTGACAAGTGATGTGTCGTGTTCAGTGCATCCATGTCAGGAGGCACATGATGTCAGGAAATACTGACTTTGATCACTTGATGAAGGCATCCATAGTGTAAATTATCATTTTACTCTTCATTTGTAGTAATTTGAGGGGAGATATATTGAGACTATGAAAATATCTTGTTCTTCATCAAACATTTACCCACTGCTTTAAAATCCATAGATGGGTCTATGGATTAATATGTTAatcagtttatatatttatttatttttttaattttttgagacggagtttcactcttgttacccaggctggagtgcaatgacacgatctcggctcactgcaacctctgcctcctgggttcaagcaattctcctgcctcagcctcccgagtagctgggactacaggcgtgtgccaccatgcccagctaatttttgtatttttagtagagacggggtttcaccatgttgaccagaatggtctcgatctcttgacctcgtgatccacgcgcctcggcctcccaaagtgctgggattacaggtgtgagccaccgcgcccagccttaatcAGTTTATTACTATGATGGTTGCAaaggtgattttctttctttctttctttctttttttttttttgagatggagtttcgctgttgttacccaggctagagtgcaatggcgtgatctcggctcactgcaacctccgcctcctgggttcaggcaattctcctgcctcagcctcctgagtagctgggattacaggcacgcgccactatgcccagctaattttttgtattttgagtagagacagggtttcaccatattgaccaggatggtcttgatctcttgacctcgtgatccacccgcctcggcctcccaaagtgctgggattacaggcgtgagccaccgggaaAGGTGATTTTCTAATTGTCATtctatctacattttttttttttaagctggctTTCTATTATAAGAaagttcttccttttttattatgaGTCGGAACTcatagatttatattttatttgatgagTTAGAATCTATTgctgtcattatttattttgatctcAAATTGTCCTAAATTTGGCCAGTTGGAGCTCTTCTGAGTTGACTCTTGTTTGCATTGTCCCCATCATTTTTGAGTGTTTCCTTACTTTATGGTACAACAGGATGTTCATACTCATCTTATacttccctgccccagccctggaatcAGCTTGTCTCCAAGGAACCCTTCAGAACCCAGATCTGGGTTCAGACTGTGTTCAAGGCTTCTGTGgtttatctgtgttttaaaaaagcaacaaccAGAACTCCCCAAGTGAGTCTGTTTCACCTCCCAGGTGGAGAATATCATGCCATTTATCCTGACAGCTGCTGTGTACCCTTGAGATGGGTCCTCTGATCCTCGTTTGATAGATGCAGAAACTACAGCCCTGGAAAAGTTCAGTGGCCTGCCTGACATCAACAGCTAGGAAGAGACCAAAGCAGGACATTTATACTGTTCCTACCTCAGCAGGAGCCTCCAAAAAGGGGACTGGAATGTAGTTGGGGTGGCTTAGCCAGGCCCTTTTCTCCCATGCTCTCTCAACCCCTCTCTCCTTAAACACATGGTGAGTGTGTTTAAAGAGATTGGCCATCCCTAGCCAGCTGCACCTTGCAAGGCCCCAGGCTCCACTTCCCAGAACTTCTGTCCTGCCCACTCACCAAAGCCCTTGTGTCTGTAGCTTGATCCAGCTGGAGGCCTTCCTGAGCCGCCTTTGCTGCACCTGTGAAGCCGCCTACCGCGTGCTGCACTGGGAGAACCCCGTCGTGTCCTCACAGTGAGTGACCCCTTCTCTGCCCCCAGTAGTCTATAGGAATTTGCAGCTTGAGCCTGAGCAAAGCCAGCTGCCTTGAGATGACCTCTGCTCCTCCTATCTCAGGGGAAGAGCTCGCCTCCTGGGCTCTTGTGTGTATATCTGCATATATGCTTGTGGGCTCTAATGCACTGCTTTTGTTTAGACGCTTTCTTTTATGtgtggtaaaaatattttaataatagaagAGAATAACTCAACATGTAATCCACCATGCAGCCGAATCTCATGTTTGGCTTGCTTGCTAGAGTTTGTCATTTGCCTCTAATTTATAGATGTATAGCTTCATAGtatactttcagtttttcttttttttcccacgtATTATATTAAAGATGATTTTCTTTGTTGCTGTATAGCCTTCggaattatttataataccagATTAATATAGATGGTGAATACAGTTTATGGAGCCATTCTGTTATAGATTTAGTCAGTTTCTCTTTTCATTACTGACTTTGTGGTaaacatttttgtggatttaGCTTTAAtcttttggaaaatttttcttaaattcaaggATGAAACTACCATATCAAACAGAAGGAATGTTTTTGAGGCTCTTTAATGTGAATAATAGTGATAACTAATGTTTGCTGTCTTCAcctggtgccaggcactgtgcaacaCTGCCTCTGTATTATCTCACTCTTCCTGGTAACTCTGTTGGTAGGCACTACTTCAGTCCCCATCTTACATGGGAAGGGAGCCATGCCCGGAGAACCAAGAGACTTCTCAGAAtgagaagtggcagagctggcttCCAATCCCAGTCTGTTTTACTCTAGACTTCAGAGggtagaccaggcatccccaaactacggcccatgggccgcatgcggccccctgaggccatttatccggccccgcgctgcacttcaggaaggaacacctctttcattggtggtcagtgagaggagcacggtatgtggcggccctccaacggtctgagggacagtgaactggccccctgtgcaaaaagtttggggatgccgggcgcggtggctcaagcctgtaatcccagcactttgggaggccgaggcgggtggatcacgaggtcaagagatcgagaccatcctggtcaacatggtgaaaccccgtctctactaaaaatacaaaaaattagctgggcatggtggcgtgtgcctgtaatcccagctactcaggaggctgaggcaggagaattgcctgaacccaggaggcggaggttgcggtgagccgagatcgcgccattgcactccagcctgggtaacgagagcgaaactccgtctcaaaaaaaaaaaaaaaaaaaaaaaaagtttggggatgcctggtgtagaCCTTGAGGAGTGATGGTGGTTGAACCAGTTTATGTGCCCCCAGCTGACACCACCTCGGCCTCACCAGCATCAGGTGTTCGCACCGGCAACTGGGTGCTAGTTCTCAGACTTCATCGCCATTTTCTACTGGTTTGATGAGTGGCTCTTGTCGGTTTATTAATGTGTCCAGAGCTATGTCTCACCTGGAACCCTCTGTGGGTGTGCTCCAAATTCATCTCCTGCTGCTGTTATGAATTTCTGATCTTGTGGTTCTTCCCTGTCATCCAGGTTCTATGGGGCTCTTCTGGGCATGGTCTGCATGCTGTATCTGCTGCCACTCTGCTGGGTCCTCGCCCTTTTAAACAGCACGCTCTTTCTGGGGAATGTGGAGTTCTTCCGAGGTAAGCTCTGGAAGGCCTGAGAGAGACAGGGCCCAGGCTGGCTCTGAGGGCTGGGCTAGGCTCCCCAGTTCTTCTGTCTCTATAGCTAATCATCAGCTTGCTGTGCTTCCATGAGGGTCAGCACCACACTAGGGTCCTCTCTCATGGGCTCTGAGATGTTAGATGAAGCTGGAATCTCACCAGGGGAGGCTGCCACCGTTGGGCTCCcatctcccctccttcccttcccaaggcagatggatcactgcTTACATGATATGATGGCTTCTGGAAGATGAGGGAAGGATGTTTTCCCAAAGCTGCCACCCATCCCCTGGGGTGCAGCCACCTGGAGTTGCTGCCACGTCTCTGTGTGAGACCAGAGTTTCCTTCTGTCATCTGGCTTCTAAAGCGCTGAGGCAGTCTGGAGAGGCCCTGAGTCACAGAGGCCTGAGTCTGTACATATGTTTGTTGGGGTGATTGCTGTATTTGTTTTCCTCCCTGTGGTAGAGTAATTAATTACAGAAGCCATGATTTATCAAGCATTTACTACATTTAATCTGTCTAGCGGTCTGGGGCAGGTGGTGGTTTCTAAGTTTTGTTTAAGAGGCTTGGGTTAGGTGACTCTCTAAGAGTTAGGAGGGTGACTCTTTCCTGCAGTGGAGGGAAGAGAGGCCAGCCAGCTGCAGAAGTGGGCACCCCCAAAGTGCCACTCATAGTGTCTCATTTTTGCCTCCTACCTTGTTCTTCATTCCCTGGGTAGTTGTGTCTGAGTATAGGGCATCTCTGCAGCGGCGGATGAACCCCAAGCAGGAAGAGCATGCCTTTGAGAGCCCTCCACCACCAGATTTTGGGGGGAAGGGTGATCTGATGGACAGCACGCCTGCCCTCACACCCACGGAGGTAGGTGCCACTGACTGTCAGGGCAGAGCCTGCTGTGGCAGCTTGCGGGCCCCCCTATTATTAGCTTGTTTATAGCTCCTGGGCTGGCCTCTGTTGTAGTCCCTGCTGTTTCCCAGGCCTTATCTCCCCTGAAGTGCTTAATAATGATAATTGTAATAACAGCAGCTACCCATGCTTCATTGAGTGCTTACCCTGTGTCAGATGCCATTCTTAAGTGCTTTATGGATAGATATTCACATCATAGAGTGtagattttttcttctcttttctttctttttttttttttttttttttgagacagggtctccctctgttgcccaggctagagtgcagtggggcattgatggctcactataaccttcacctcctgggctctggcaattctcctacctcagcctcctgggtagctgggactgcaggtgtgtgccaccacgcacagctaatttttttgtatttttagtggagagggggttttgccccattgtccaggctgatctctaactcttgggctcaaatgatgggcctgcctcggcctcccaaagtgctgagattacaggtgtgagccactgtgccaggctggtTATTTCTGAGAAAGAGACCATTCTCATTTGTAGaatagaaggctgaggcacagagaggctagtaagtggcagggctgggTCTAAGACCCCAGCCCTATGGTTCTAGAGCGTATGCCCCCAACCACTGTGCGATACCGCCACTGTAGAGCCCACTGTGCTCTTGTTTCCATCTCCCGTGCCCTGCCAGGCTAGAGGTTGCTCCTTCCtgggatttccttctttcttgtagTTGTGCCATTTCCTGGTGTTTTGGGTAGCTTGGATGCTGGCTTGGGGAGCTGGTCCTCTGTCTCAGGGAGCAGTGCTGCCATCCTTCTCCTTCTGTCATAGAGTCTTTCTTCCCAGGACCTCACACCGGGCAGCGTGGAGGAAgctgaggaggctgagccagaTGAAGAGTTTAAAGATGCAATTGAGGTGGGTGGCCCCTCCCCAGCTTCCTCTACTGAGCAGGCCAGAAATTGGGTGGTCCTggagctgttttttattttattttatttttaatgtccacatgagaagctaAAACTTGCTGTGAGCTAGAACTCACTGTTTGAAAGGGTGCCACTGAACCCCTCCCTGGGGGCTCCTGTTTCTGGTTGAGCCAGCTCTCCTGTGTTCCCAGGGCAAGAGTGGCTCTGGAAGTCTCTGGGAAATGCCCTGCTGGGGGAGCTGGATGATTTCTAGCCTTTGCTGGAGACCGTGGGTTTGGTGCCTTTGATGTCGGAAAGGCAGTCTTTGAGGAAGCTACTGCCCCTGGGTCTCTGCCCTTCTGTAGAATGAGTTCCATAAGATGTCCGTTTGCAGGGCGGGAGGGGAGGTTGGAGAAAGTAGTTGCATGGCCAAGTGCTAGGTCAGAGGAAGGTAAACAGCCTTCTTGATTTTAGGATGGTAAATCAAACTGGGAGTTTGCAGAAGTGTTTTATTTGGCATgcaaagtttcaaaataatttttttgagccAATGTTTAAATATGGGGAGATTTTTGTTAGAACTGTAGGTTTCCAGTTTCTCTGGTAGCCCTGAGTCTACAGCAGTCGGTATAGCAGAGGAGCTGCTGTTCCCTTTAGGCAGGTCACATGTTGTGGATACAGGTGGTCCTCAACACCCCCTGCTGTGTCTTGTCACTGAGGTCAGGTGGTGGTTGCCATTTGtcacatttgtgtttttgtttttcttagagcaggatatcatttctctttatttatttctctttgtgaaGTGGGAAATTGAGATATAAGAAATACACCTTGTGGATTTCCACCAGGCCTGTGATTTACCTGGACTTACCTCAATCATATGTCAGCCCAGGCCATGCAGGCATTTGACTTTTTGGTGGCTAAAAGATTGCTCCAGAACTTTGATTCGTGATTGTAGACTGTGAATCTTGGTTGGGGGATATGTAGAGCAGGGCTTTCAGCATTTTTGGCCCTGACCCATAGTAAGGAACACATTTTGCCTCTTGACCCAGTTCACACTTAGGTCCATAAAATATGTAAAGCTTAAGGGAAATGAAAGTTTCCTCAAAGTACGTTGTAAgggatattttctttccttttctgttctatTCAAATAAAGACCCACTAAATTAGTTTCACCCAGTTTGAGAAACAGTGGTACCCAGCTGTCTCCAAGGCTGTTTGATGCTGGGATCCTCTCGGGGGTCATCTGTCAAGGTCACCATTTGGGAAGTACGCAGAGCTCAGAGCAGCGCTTCCATGCTTCTTTCTGCTTGGGGGCTTCCTCCAGGCGGCTTCTTTCTTCTTgctatctttttctctctgttttctctcctcttccccgcaccttgggaggcaggagacccACTTGGTGGTGCTGGTAAGTGGAAGCCTTGGTgggtgggcaggggctgggctggggagggtggCTGAGCCGGCTGCCGCCACACCTCGTGGGGTCTGCTGTGCCGGGTGCCTGTGCACACGGGTCCTGCAGCCTCACAAGAGGTGGGCAGGACTGGAAGGAGCTGTTCCCGCAGGAGGATGATGAGGGCGCTCCGTGCCCAGCAGAGGACGAGCTGGCCCTGCAGGACAACGGGTTCCTGAGCAAGAATGAGGTGCTGCGCAGCAAGGTGTCCCGGCTCACGGAGCGGCTCCGCAAGCGCTACCCCACCAACAACTTCGGTGCGGCCAGGAGACGGGGCTGGGCTGGCAGGGGAGCGGGGTGGGGTACCCAGACACAGGGGAAGAGTCTCAGAACTGGGGGTACTGACTTGTGACAAGAGCAGGGGAGTGAAGGTGTATCCATGGGACCCCGGGGCACTGGCAGATGCCCGGCAGGACTGCTGAGGGAGTGAGTGTGGGTTTCTTCTTGTCCCTCTGTCCTGATTGGATATTCACTTGTGGGAAGATGAGGAACTCGGTTTGAGAAATGCCATCCCAGGGCTACAGAGCCATAATCCCGAGACAGAACCTCAGAAGGCAGTGTAGCATGATGGCTAAGAACAGAGTGGAATCTCACTGGCTGGTTCATGGTGTGTAGTGGGTGCGGTTAATGTGGGAGGCCCTGGCCCACCCTGTGGGTTCCTAGGAGCCTGTCTTAGTCTTTATGATCCAGCTGGAAGCAAGATCCAAGTTGAAGCAAATTGTTTCTCTGGACATGATAGTTCACTTCTCCCCAGTCAGTCCTTATTTTACTGAGGGTTGGGGGAAGAGCAGTCAAGGAAGGAAGTTTTGGAGAAGGGCCGACTTGATGGTTAGCACAGCTTGGAAACCTGGCTCAGATCAGCAGTGCTGGGAACTGAGCCATATACAATTATGGTGGAAACCTAGAGTAGCTGGTGACCCCGGAGCTGCCTTGCTCATGAGGAAGGGCCCTCCTGCCTGCTGTCAGTAGGGGGAGTAGGGGAGCAGGAGAGTACTGTGTATTCTGGTGTGAAGTGAGTTCTAGGGTCTGTGCCTTGGAAGAAGCCGGAGAGTTTACCTTGAGGAATTTGACCTGGGGCCCCCAGTGTCCTGCCTTCCTACCCCTGTAGCAGCCAGGCAGTTTTCTCAGGATTAGATGTCCTGTACAGAATCTTTCCTCTGCGGTGTGAATGTCCCCCAGTCATTCAAgatccctttcttttcttttctttttttggtcaagatctcactgtgttgcccaagctggagtgcagtggcatgatcacagctcactgtagcctcgacttcctgggctcaagtgatcttcccagctcagcctcccgagtagctggcaccataggcatgtaccatcatgccagctaattatttgatttttttcttttttttggtagagacagggtcctactgtgttccccaggctgatcttgaactcctggagttcaagtgatcctcatatcttggtcttccaaagtgttaggattatagatgtgagccactacacctggcccctTTTATTTATGCTGCCTGCTGACTTCTCTAGGGCATTCTGTATGTTCAGTGATCTGTTTACTCTCCATACTTCCACATGTGTGATCTCATTTCGTCCTTACTGTAGGTGTGACAGGAACAGGCAGTTCTTAAGGGCTCAGAGCAGCCAGATTCCAGCAGTCCCCAGTAACACTACATAAGAAGTATTACTCTGGTCcagcaaataatttttctgtttctacgACTTCTAAGTAAAGGTACTTagttgttcccattttacagataagtaacCTGAGGTGAAGAGAGTGCTTTGCCCAAAGACTTTAGTGGAGTTACGACTCAAATTCCGGTTCTCtgattctctgttctttctgcctCATCATCCTCCCTCTCCATTTCCCTTTGCCCTGGCGTGTGAAGTCCCTTGTTTTATGCCCGTCCCGGTTTTGTGTTCTATTTTTGGTTTGGATAAACTCTGCCAGCATGGGCAGAGGCCTTTTCAGGCTCCCTCAAGAATGGCAAGGGCAGAaagtgctttttttcttaaacaccTCTTAGCTCCTCGTTCTTCAAGACCTCTTGCTTCTTTCCCTTATCTGAGATGTTCCCAAACTCTTTGCTGTGAGGGTAGGTGTAGCAGCTCTGCTCATGTGGCCTTTGCTCCTGGGTCTGGGTCCTGAGAGCAGGGTGAGGTGAGCTGCTTTGGGGACTGTCTTACTCCATttcagctgctataacaaaatacactAAGCTGGGTggcttttaaataatagaaatctcTCATcgttctggaggccggaagtccaAGGTGAAGGTGTTAGCATGATTGGGTTCTGGTGAGGTCCACTTCCTGTGCCATAGACAGCGccttctcactgtatcctcacgAGAAGATGGGAGGGCCATGGCAGTTCccctggggcctcttttatacgGGCACTAGTCCTATTCACGAGGGCTCCACCCTTgtgacccagtcacctcccaggGGCCCTCCTTTGGGTGTTAGGATTCCATATGTAAATGTTGGGGGGTTTTAGTGGGGGTTCTGTTTACCCCTACCAGTGGATGAGGGGGTACATGGGAGAATGAGGACAGACTGTGCAGGAGCTTCTCTGTGGCCTCTGCGTGGGAGAGGCCTTGGTGGGGAACCCCTCTTTGTCTTGGAGG carries:
- the ZFYVE27 gene encoding protrudin isoform X8, which gives rise to MPLCSLLTCLGLNILFLTLNEGAWYSVGALMISVPALLGYLQEVCRARLPESELMRRKYHSVRQEDLQRVRLSRPEAVAEVKSFLIQLEAFLSRLCCTCEAAYRVLHWENPVVSSQFYGALLGMVCMLYLLPLCWVLALLNSTLFLGNVEFFRVVSEYRASLQRRMNPKQEEHAFESPPPPDFGGKGDLMDSTPALTPTEDLTPGSVEEAEEAEPDEEFKDAIEEDDEGAPCPAEDELALQDNGFLSKNEVLRSKVSRLTERLRKRYPTNNFGNCTGCSATFSVLKKRRSCSNCGNSFCSRCCSFKVPKSSMGATAPEAQRETVFVCASCNQTLSK
- the ZFYVE27 gene encoding protrudin isoform X12 — translated: MQTSEREGCGPEVSPSVMPEAPLESPPFPTKSPAFDLFDLVLSYKRLEIYLEPLKDAGDGVRYLLSLIQLEAFLSRLCCTCEAAYRVLHWENPVVSSQFYGALLGMVCMLYLLPLCWVLALLNSTLFLGNVEFFRVVSEYRASLQRRMNPKQEEHAFESPPPPDFGGKGDLMDSTPALTPTEDLTPGSVEEAEEAEPDEEFKDAIEEDDEGAPCPAEDELALQDNGFLSKNEVLRSKVSRLTERLRKRYPTNNFGNCTGCSATFSVLKKRRSCSNCGNSFCSRCCSFKVPKSSMGATAPEAQRETVFVCASCNQTLSK
- the ZFYVE27 gene encoding protrudin isoform X5 → MPLCSLLTCLGLNILFLTLNEGAWYSVGALMISVPALLGYLQEVCRARLPESELMRRKYHSVRQEDLQRVRLSRPEAVAEVKSFLIQLEAFLSRLCCTCEAAYRVLHWENPVVSSQFYGALLGMVCMLYLLPLCWVLALLNSTLFLGNVEFFRVVSEYRASLQRRMNPKQEEHAFESPPPPDFGGKGDLMDSTPALTPTESLSSQDLTPGSVEEAEEAEPDEEFKDAIEETHLVVLEDDEGAPCPAEDELALQDNGFLSKNEVLRSKVSRLTERLRKRYPTNNFGNCTGCSATFSVLKKRRSCSNCGNSFCSRCCSFKVPKSSMGATAPEAQRETVFVCASCNQTLSK
- the ZFYVE27 gene encoding protrudin isoform X9, whose amino-acid sequence is MQTSEREGCGPEVSPSVMPEAPLESPPFPTKSPAFDLFDLVLSYKRLEIYLEPLKDAGDGVRYLLSLIQLEAFLSRLCCTCEAAYRVLHWENPVVSSQFYGALLGMVCMLYLLPLCWVLALLNSTLFLGNVEFFRVVSEYRASLQRRMNPKQEEHAFESPPPPDFGGKGDLMDSTPALTPTESLSSQDLTPGSVEEAEEAEPDEEFKDAIEETHLVVLEDDEGAPCPAEDELALQDNGFLSKNEVLRSKVSRLTERLRKRYPTNNFGNCTGCSATFSVLKKRRSCSNCGNSFCSRCCSFKVPKSSMGATAPEAQRETVFVCASCNQTLSK
- the ZFYVE27 gene encoding protrudin isoform X10, whose amino-acid sequence is MQTSEREGCGPEVSPSVMPEAPLESPPFPTKSPAFDLFDLVLSYKRLEIYLEPLKDAGDGVRYLLSLIQLEAFLSRLCCTCEAAYRVLHWENPVVSSQFYGALLGMVCMLYLLPLCWVLALLNSTLFLGNVEFFRVVSEYRASLQRRMNPKQEEHAFESPPPPDFGGKGDLMDSTPALTPTEDLTPGSVEEAEEAEPDEEFKDAIEETHLVVLEDDEGAPCPAEDELALQDNGFLSKNEVLRSKVSRLTERLRKRYPTNNFGNCTGCSATFSVLKKRRSCSNCGNSFCSRCCSFKVPKSSMGATAPEAQRETVFVCASCNQTLSK
- the ZFYVE27 gene encoding protrudin isoform X6, giving the protein MPLCSLLTCLGLNILFLTLNEGAWYSVGALMISVPALLGYLQEVCRARLPESELMRRKYHSVRQEDLQRVRLSRPEAVAEVKSFLIQLEAFLSRLCCTCEAAYRVLHWENPVVSSQFYGALLGMVCMLYLLPLCWVLALLNSTLFLGNVEFFRVVSEYRASLQRRMNPKQEEHAFESPPPPDFGGKGDLMDSTPALTPTEDLTPGSVEEAEEAEPDEEFKDAIEETHLVVLEDDEGAPCPAEDELALQDNGFLSKNEVLRSKVSRLTERLRKRYPTNNFGNCTGCSATFSVLKKRRSCSNCGNSFCSRCCSFKVPKSSMGATAPEAQRETVFVCASCNQTLSK
- the ZFYVE27 gene encoding protrudin isoform X7, encoding MPLCSLLTCLGLNILFLTLNEGAWYSVGALMISVPALLGYLQEVCRARLPESELMRRKYHSVRQEDLQRVRLSRPEAVAEVKSFLIQLEAFLSRLCCTCEAAYRVLHWENPVVSSQFYGALLGMVCMLYLLPLCWVLALLNSTLFLGNVEFFRVVSEYRASLQRRMNPKQEEHAFESPPPPDFGGKGDLMDSTPALTPTESLSSQDLTPGSVEEAEEAEPDEEFKDAIEEDDEGAPCPAEDELALQDNGFLSKNEVLRSKVSRLTERLRKRYPTNNFGNCTGCSATFSVLKKRRSCSNCGNSFCSRCCSFKVPKSSMGATAPEAQRETVFVCASCNQTLSK
- the ZFYVE27 gene encoding protrudin isoform X11; the protein is MQTSEREGCGPEVSPSVMPEAPLESPPFPTKSPAFDLFDLVLSYKRLEIYLEPLKDAGDGVRYLLSLIQLEAFLSRLCCTCEAAYRVLHWENPVVSSQFYGALLGMVCMLYLLPLCWVLALLNSTLFLGNVEFFRVVSEYRASLQRRMNPKQEEHAFESPPPPDFGGKGDLMDSTPALTPTESLSSQDLTPGSVEEAEEAEPDEEFKDAIEEDDEGAPCPAEDELALQDNGFLSKNEVLRSKVSRLTERLRKRYPTNNFGNCTGCSATFSVLKKRRSCSNCGNSFCSRCCSFKVPKSSMGATAPEAQRETVFVCASCNQTLSK